From Pseudoleptotrichia goodfellowii, a single genomic window includes:
- the scpB gene encoding SMC-Scp complex subunit ScpB, which yields MDINENLEDRVETIVFLSKEQLTVEELAKFYEIELSKMEEILLNLKEKRKTSGINVKIENGMIMLVSNPLYGEDVKRFFNPEMKIKKLTRSTMETLAIIAYKGPITKTEIEQIRGVSVEKTMANLLEKNLVYISGKKKTIGTPNLYEVTEDFYSYLSINDKTELPGFEQYEKIELLYKMKEEENGEIPESIMEKLEKKAETEVEDETE from the coding sequence ATGGATATTAATGAAAATTTGGAAGACAGAGTTGAAACTATAGTATTTCTTTCAAAAGAACAGCTGACAGTGGAAGAATTGGCAAAATTCTACGAAATAGAATTAAGTAAAATGGAAGAAATACTTTTAAATCTGAAAGAAAAAAGAAAAACAAGCGGAATAAATGTAAAAATCGAAAATGGAATGATAATGCTCGTGTCAAATCCTCTTTACGGAGAAGATGTGAAAAGATTTTTCAATCCTGAAATGAAAATAAAAAAACTGACCCGTTCAACGATGGAAACCCTTGCAATAATTGCATATAAAGGGCCTATAACAAAAACTGAAATAGAGCAGATAAGAGGGGTAAGTGTGGAAAAGACAATGGCGAATTTGCTTGAAAAGAACCTTGTCTATATTTCGGGAAAGAAAAAAACAATCGGAACACCGAATTTATATGAAGTAACCGAAGATTTTTACAGTTATTTGAGTATTAATGACAAAACGGAACTGCCGGGATTTGAGCAATATGAAAAAATAGAGTTGTTATACAAAATGAAAGAAGAAGAAAACGGTGAAATACCCGAGTCGATAATGGAAAAATTAGAAAAGAAAGCAGAAACAGAGGTAGAAGATGAGACTGAATAA
- a CDS encoding pseudouridine synthase, with translation MRLNKYMADAGVCSRRKADEMIKEGRVTVNKKEAVLGMEISSGDIVRVDGEKIKLNTVYEYYMLNKPKRVICSNEDRFGRRLAIEYIKSKKRLFTYGRLDYMTEGLIIISNDGEVYNHVMHPRKKLYKSYIAKLSREVEEKDMEAWKHGVVIDGKRTAPAKVKKIDKKEIRIAIFEGRNRQIRKMVEILGYTVESLKRVKVGELTLGYLQPGDYRALTEEEVSYLKSL, from the coding sequence ATGAGACTGAATAAATATATGGCTGATGCGGGAGTATGTTCGAGAAGAAAAGCCGACGAAATGATAAAAGAAGGCAGAGTTACCGTAAACAAAAAAGAAGCCGTTCTGGGAATGGAAATATCTTCGGGGGATATTGTAAGAGTGGACGGTGAAAAAATAAAACTGAACACGGTTTACGAATACTATATGCTGAATAAGCCTAAAAGAGTTATATGCTCCAATGAGGACAGATTCGGAAGAAGATTAGCGATAGAGTATATAAAATCTAAAAAACGTCTGTTTACATACGGAAGACTGGATTATATGACCGAAGGACTTATTATTATAAGTAATGACGGTGAAGTGTATAATCATGTGATGCATCCGAGAAAAAAACTGTATAAAAGCTATATTGCCAAACTTAGCAGAGAAGTTGAAGAAAAGGATATGGAAGCATGGAAGCACGGAGTTGTAATCGACGGTAAAAGAACTGCACCTGCAAAAGTAAAAAAAATTGATAAAAAAGAAATAAGAATAGCTATATTTGAGGGGCGAAACAGACAGATAAGAAAAATGGTGGAAATTTTAGGATATACTGTAGAGTCGCTGAAAAGAGTGAAAGTCGGAGAACTGACTTTGGGATATTTACAGCCGGGAGATTACAGAGCACTTACAGAAGAAGAAGTAAGCTATTTGAAAAGTCTGTAA
- a CDS encoding HAD-IB family phosphatase encodes MEIEKKKLIFLIDFDITISKKDSTDMLLETHNPKYKIKLREQYKNKEISMREFVIFGLESLNITKEEYIKTLQDKVDIDVSFLDFIKSGVEFRIVSAGTRLNIQGTLLKYNVVLENEKIISNDINFEGKKITITNPFLDKEMYYGVDKKEAVENFKRQGYKVIFVGDGPSDYRAIETADFSFIRKNTRAIDFCKENNIKFKEFDNFNEILSYYNGKEVSKNAD; translated from the coding sequence ATGGAAATTGAAAAGAAAAAATTAATATTTTTAATTGATTTCGATATAACTATCAGTAAAAAAGATTCTACAGATATGCTTCTTGAAACACATAATCCCAAGTACAAAATAAAGCTGAGAGAACAATATAAAAATAAGGAAATATCTATGAGAGAATTTGTTATATTCGGTCTGGAATCTCTGAATATTACAAAAGAAGAATACATTAAAACTTTACAGGATAAAGTTGACATAGATGTGTCATTTTTAGATTTTATAAAAAGCGGAGTGGAATTCAGAATAGTCAGTGCGGGAACAAGACTGAATATACAGGGGACACTTTTGAAGTATAATGTAGTTTTGGAAAATGAAAAAATTATTTCCAATGATATAAATTTTGAAGGAAAGAAAATAACTATTACAAATCCGTTTTTGGATAAGGAAATGTATTACGGAGTAGATAAAAAAGAAGCTGTAGAAAATTTTAAGCGACAAGGATATAAAGTGATTTTTGTGGGAGATGGACCGTCGGATTACCGGGCAATAGAGACGGCCGATTTTTCATTTATCAGAAAAAATACGAGAGCGATTGATTTTTGTAAAGAAAATAATATAAAATTTAAGGAATTTGATAATTTTAATGAAATTCTTTCATATTATAACGGGAAAGAGGTAAGTAAAAATGCTGACTAA
- the gatC gene encoding Asp-tRNA(Asn)/Glu-tRNA(Gln) amidotransferase subunit GatC, with translation MLTKEDVLKIAKLSKLEFQEDEIEKFQTDLNKILEHMEILNNVDTTGVEPLFNVLDLKDRLRKDEVQSVDIKKELLKNAPNKDDDFIIVPKIVGGGNTDN, from the coding sequence ATGCTGACTAAAGAAGATGTTTTGAAAATAGCGAAATTGTCAAAACTGGAATTTCAGGAAGATGAAATAGAAAAATTTCAAACTGATTTGAATAAAATACTGGAACATATGGAAATATTAAATAATGTCGATACTACAGGAGTAGAGCCTTTGTTTAATGTTCTGGATTTAAAGGACAGACTTAGAAAAGATGAAGTGCAAAGTGTAGATATTAAAAAAGAACTCTTGAAAAATGCACCGAATAAAGATGATGATTTTATAATTGTTCCTAAAATAGTAGGTGGGGGGAATACAGATAATTAA
- the gatA gene encoding Asp-tRNA(Asn)/Glu-tRNA(Gln) amidotransferase subunit GatA, with product MELYKKTASEIAEMIKSKEITSEEVTKHFLERINLLEDKIGAFSSVLEEKALESAKIYDNDNNEEKRKNYDNTSLFGVPVALKDNILSKGDLTTASSKILANYEGIYDATVVERLKKAGVPIVGKANMDEFAMGSSNENSAIKSVSNPWDLERVPGGSSGGSAAAVAAQMIPIALGTDTGGSIRQPACLTGTVGIKPTYGRVSRYGLMAFGSSLDQIGALAKSTEDLARIMKIIAGYDEKDPTTADVEVPDYLKSINNDIKGLRIGLPKEYFAEGLDKNIKEVVNKAVEQLKGLGAEIKEVSLPYVEYAISTYYIISSAEAASNLSRYDGVRYGVRKSDDSVEDMYVKSRSEGFGPEVKRRIMIGNYVLSSGFYDAYYKKASQVRRLIKDDFERVLTEVDIILTPTSPTTAFKKGEKNTDPVQMYLADIYTVSINMAGVPAICVPAGFVDGLPVGIQLIGNYFKEDLLFNASHKFEEVRGKIEYPEI from the coding sequence ATGGAATTATATAAAAAAACGGCAAGTGAAATAGCCGAAATGATTAAAAGTAAAGAGATAACATCAGAAGAAGTAACAAAACATTTTTTGGAAAGAATAAATTTACTGGAAGATAAAATAGGAGCATTTTCAAGTGTTTTAGAGGAAAAAGCATTGGAAAGTGCCAAAATATATGATAATGACAATAACGAAGAAAAAAGAAAAAATTATGATAATACATCGTTGTTCGGAGTACCTGTAGCATTGAAAGACAATATTCTCTCAAAAGGAGATTTGACAACAGCTTCGTCCAAAATTCTTGCAAATTATGAAGGAATATACGATGCGACAGTTGTGGAAAGACTGAAAAAAGCGGGAGTTCCTATAGTGGGAAAAGCGAATATGGATGAATTTGCAATGGGTTCATCAAATGAAAATTCTGCAATAAAATCCGTATCCAATCCTTGGGATTTGGAAAGAGTGCCCGGAGGAAGCAGCGGCGGTTCGGCAGCGGCAGTGGCGGCACAGATGATTCCTATAGCCTTAGGGACTGATACGGGAGGAAGTATAAGACAGCCTGCATGCCTGACGGGAACGGTGGGAATAAAGCCTACATACGGAAGAGTGTCGAGATATGGGCTTATGGCTTTCGGATCGTCTCTTGATCAGATAGGTGCATTGGCAAAATCTACCGAAGATTTGGCAAGAATTATGAAAATAATAGCGGGATATGATGAAAAAGACCCCACAACTGCTGATGTGGAAGTGCCTGATTATTTGAAAAGCATAAATAACGATATAAAAGGATTGAGAATAGGGCTTCCGAAAGAGTATTTTGCCGAAGGACTGGACAAAAATATAAAAGAAGTAGTAAATAAAGCGGTAGAACAGTTAAAAGGGCTGGGAGCCGAAATAAAAGAAGTTTCGTTGCCTTATGTTGAATATGCAATTTCTACTTATTATATAATTTCCTCTGCTGAAGCAGCATCAAATCTTTCGAGATATGACGGTGTCAGATACGGAGTGAGAAAAAGTGATGACAGTGTAGAAGATATGTATGTAAAATCAAGAAGTGAAGGTTTCGGACCTGAAGTAAAAAGAAGAATAATGATCGGAAACTATGTGTTGAGTTCAGGATTTTACGATGCTTATTATAAGAAAGCTTCTCAAGTGAGAAGACTCATAAAAGACGACTTTGAAAGAGTGCTTACTGAAGTGGATATTATACTTACGCCTACCTCACCTACTACAGCTTTCAAAAAAGGAGAAAAAAATACAGATCCTGTGCAAATGTATCTAGCGGATATTTACACAGTTTCGATAAATATGGCAGGAGTGCCTGCAATATGTGTTCCGGCAGGATTTGTAGATGGACTTCCTGTGGGAATACAGTTAATAGGAAATTATTTTAAAGAAGATTTACTGTTTAATGCGTCACATAAATTTGAAGAAGTCAGAGGAAAGATAGAGTATCCGGAAATTTAA
- a CDS encoding DUF3829 domain-containing protein: MILKNRKYLFLLVILLLVFGCGSKKSSEKNSKKNNAVKAKSYDEIPEIDFSNKDIDTATLQNIIIGKMENPELSKSYRNLDISYRLTFFPDSFHNDYEGTFLDNQNNFIIPNEEKINTFSKEIEGIGYEELIVKMNKVKEWQKKEVKYKNEELDKAAEKFLSSLEEKIRNIEEIKQYYKNGKYKEDNFEKGKNLSEQYLSNRKKVEGSFKKFSNQRNRVKYITMKNTIGVLKDIEGKEVESDIIKLKLLFEMLNEKLFGTKLYLDTSKPFIIEEKDEVQYVNELKSIQKTIKNLLSDMKKTDVSKLEKENINSENYKKSVKEIEKISRETGKIIDNIEKRKNENLNEMISDYSKEINSVLEKLNSNLAN; encoded by the coding sequence ATGATATTGAAAAATAGAAAATATTTATTCTTATTAGTAATATTACTGTTAGTATTTGGTTGTGGGAGTAAAAAAAGCAGTGAAAAAAATTCAAAGAAGAATAATGCAGTAAAAGCTAAAAGCTATGATGAAATACCCGAGATAGATTTTTCTAATAAGGACATAGATACCGCTACACTGCAAAATATTATTATTGGAAAAATGGAAAATCCTGAATTATCAAAAAGTTATAGAAATTTAGATATTTCATACCGACTGACATTTTTTCCTGACAGTTTCCATAATGATTATGAGGGAACTTTTTTAGATAATCAAAATAATTTTATAATACCGAATGAAGAGAAAATCAATACTTTCTCAAAAGAAATAGAAGGTATCGGTTATGAAGAATTGATAGTAAAGATGAATAAAGTTAAGGAGTGGCAAAAAAAAGAAGTAAAATATAAAAATGAAGAATTAGATAAAGCTGCTGAAAAATTTTTAAGTTCTCTTGAAGAAAAAATAAGAAATATTGAAGAGATAAAGCAATATTATAAAAACGGAAAGTATAAAGAGGATAATTTTGAAAAAGGGAAAAATTTATCCGAACAATATTTATCTAATCGGAAAAAAGTAGAGGGAAGTTTTAAAAAATTCAGTAATCAAAGAAATAGAGTAAAATACATTACAATGAAAAATACCATAGGTGTTTTGAAAGATATTGAGGGAAAAGAAGTAGAGTCAGATATAATAAAATTAAAATTACTTTTTGAAATGCTTAATGAAAAACTGTTCGGAACAAAATTATATTTGGATACATCTAAACCGTTTATTATAGAAGAAAAAGATGAAGTGCAGTATGTAAATGAGCTGAAAAGTATACAGAAGACAATTAAAAATTTACTTTCTGATATGAAGAAGACTGATGTTTCAAAGTTAGAAAAAGAAAATATTAATTCTGAAAATTATAAAAAATCAGTAAAAGAAATAGAAAAAATTTCAAGGGAAACCGGAAAAATCATAGATAACATTGAAAAAAGGAAAAATGAGAATTTGAACGAGATGATTTCTGATTATTCAAAAGAAATTAACTCCGTACTAGAAAAATTAAATTCAAATTTAGCGAATTAA
- the gatB gene encoding Asp-tRNA(Asn)/Glu-tRNA(Gln) amidotransferase subunit GatB, which produces MSMEYETVIGLEVHCQLKTKTKVWCSCNADYDNEVPNVSTCPVCTGQPGALPKLNEEVLNYAIKAALALDCKINGESQFDRKNYFYPDSPKDYQITQYFKPYAENGELHIVTNSGKETKVGIERIQIEEDTAKSIHTTSESLLNFNRASIPLIEIISKPEIKNAEEAYAYLNTLKDRLKYTKVSDVSMELGSLRCDANVSVRKKGDTALGTRTETKNLNSFKAVVRAIEYETNRQIEVIENGGRVVQETRLWDEEQGVTRPMRSKEEAMDYRYFPEPDLPKVIISEERLENVRKEMPEFADEKAKRFINDYKLNEKEAVILAGEPELAEYYEEVVTKSGEPKLSANWMLTEILRVLKEKNTGIEKFSVSAENIAKLITLIKSNVISSKIAKEVFEMLLLENKDPEIIVKEKGLVQITDNSEIEKIVEQVLEENKQSVEDYRAGKSNALKYLVGQAMRLSKGKANPQMINELILEKLG; this is translated from the coding sequence ATGAGCATGGAATATGAAACAGTCATCGGACTGGAAGTGCATTGCCAATTAAAAACAAAAACTAAAGTATGGTGTTCATGTAACGCCGATTATGATAATGAAGTACCTAATGTTTCCACATGTCCTGTATGTACGGGACAACCGGGAGCATTGCCCAAGTTAAATGAAGAAGTTTTGAATTATGCAATAAAAGCTGCGTTGGCGTTGGATTGTAAAATAAACGGAGAAAGTCAGTTTGACAGAAAAAATTATTTTTATCCGGACTCTCCGAAAGACTATCAGATAACTCAGTATTTTAAGCCTTATGCTGAAAACGGAGAACTGCATATAGTTACAAACAGCGGAAAAGAGACTAAAGTAGGGATAGAAAGAATCCAGATAGAAGAAGATACGGCAAAAAGTATACATACGACTTCTGAAAGTCTGTTAAATTTTAACAGAGCATCCATACCTTTGATTGAGATAATTTCAAAGCCTGAAATTAAGAATGCCGAAGAAGCCTATGCTTATCTGAATACATTAAAAGACAGACTGAAATATACAAAAGTAAGTGATGTAAGTATGGAATTAGGGTCGCTCAGATGTGATGCCAATGTGTCGGTAAGAAAAAAAGGCGATACTGCTTTGGGAACAAGAACCGAAACTAAAAACTTAAATTCATTTAAGGCAGTTGTGAGAGCCATAGAATATGAAACAAACAGACAGATAGAAGTTATTGAAAACGGAGGAAGAGTAGTTCAGGAAACAAGGCTTTGGGATGAAGAACAGGGAGTTACAAGACCTATGAGAAGCAAAGAAGAAGCTATGGATTACAGATATTTTCCCGAGCCTGATTTACCGAAAGTTATTATTTCCGAAGAAAGACTGGAAAATGTAAGAAAGGAAATGCCTGAATTTGCAGACGAGAAAGCGAAAAGATTTATTAATGATTATAAATTAAATGAAAAAGAAGCTGTAATTCTTGCGGGAGAGCCTGAATTAGCCGAATATTACGAAGAAGTCGTAACAAAGTCTGGAGAACCTAAACTTTCGGCAAACTGGATGCTGACTGAAATATTGAGAGTATTGAAAGAGAAAAATACAGGAATAGAGAAGTTTTCAGTTTCTGCAGAAAATATTGCAAAATTGATAACACTTATAAAAAGTAATGTTATAAGCTCGAAAATAGCTAAGGAAGTATTTGAAATGCTGTTGTTGGAAAATAAAGACCCTGAAATTATAGTAAAAGAAAAAGGGCTTGTTCAAATAACTGATAACAGTGAAATAGAAAAAATAGTCGAGCAGGTACTGGAAGAAAATAAACAGTCTGTAGAAGATTACAGAGCGGGGAAAAGCAATGCGTTGAAATATCTTGTAGGACAGGCGATGAGACTTTCCAAAGGAAAAGCCAATCCGCAAATGATAAATGAATTGATTTTAGAGAAACTGGGTTAA
- a CDS encoding penicillin-binding transpeptidase domain-containing protein, translated as MKERNSFRFRLMILVLFISAGFLWVIINLFYIQIVKGSEWQKTGEMQYKSEFTVKSKRGRIITNDGEVLAYDGETYDLILDPTLIDPENIDKLMELLKKNIISFDVNKVKNDISDKMRQNKKYLKLDYILGYNEKRAILDELSKDKSLKSGVFFETNYIRHYIRNKAFQETIGYMNTENKGVYGIEKTYNDQLTGVDGLIEGFRIPRKFTTITSLKDTKEVVLAKNGDNVILTVDSVLQYALDEELRKTFEEYSAVSTMGILMEVETGKILAMSSYPKAENNAEVKNRPITDLFEPGSIFKPITVSTGLQLGVINQNSMIESSGHIRVADRVIKDHDSSTTGSLNLENLIAKSGNVGMVKIAQMMKTKDFYSYLEKVGLGKKTGIDTYSETTQKLLPLKDMTEVKKSNIAFGQGIAMTQMQIMMALNTVVNHGKLMKPYIVDHIEDDDGNIISQNSPVVLENVFSEEVSRLNRYYMEAVVTKGTGRGAQIEGYNIGGKTGTAQKSGTRGYETGKYFSSFFAFFPVENPKYAILITVNEPHGAYYGAAVALPSVKQVLEKLIKYKGINPQGIITAQKQQIAINSYTKKDLKKISEDFGKNLMPDLKGISMRELLSVYPQKKFPKYNIAGSGRVTDQWPAAGAKLDKNTEIKIVLE; from the coding sequence ATGAAAGAACGGAACAGTTTTAGATTCAGATTGATGATTTTGGTATTGTTTATATCGGCAGGATTTTTGTGGGTCATTATAAATCTGTTTTATATTCAGATTGTAAAAGGCAGTGAATGGCAAAAGACAGGAGAAATGCAGTACAAAAGTGAATTTACGGTAAAATCCAAAAGAGGACGTATAATAACCAACGATGGAGAAGTTTTGGCTTATGACGGGGAAACGTATGATTTGATATTGGATCCCACATTGATAGATCCTGAAAACATAGATAAACTTATGGAACTCTTGAAAAAAAATATAATTTCTTTTGATGTAAACAAAGTTAAAAACGATATTTCGGATAAAATGAGACAGAACAAAAAGTATCTGAAACTTGATTATATTTTGGGATATAATGAAAAAAGAGCTATTTTAGATGAATTATCCAAAGACAAAAGTTTGAAGTCGGGAGTATTTTTTGAAACAAATTATATAAGACACTATATAAGAAATAAAGCTTTTCAGGAAACAATAGGTTATATGAATACTGAAAATAAGGGTGTTTACGGAATAGAAAAAACATATAATGATCAGCTTACGGGAGTTGACGGGCTTATTGAAGGATTCAGAATACCGCGTAAATTTACTACGATCACTTCGTTAAAAGATACGAAAGAAGTAGTTCTTGCTAAAAACGGAGATAACGTAATATTGACTGTAGACAGTGTTTTGCAATATGCTCTTGATGAGGAACTGAGAAAAACTTTCGAGGAGTATAGTGCAGTTTCCACAATGGGAATACTTATGGAAGTGGAAACAGGGAAAATACTCGCGATGTCTTCATATCCCAAAGCGGAAAACAATGCTGAAGTAAAAAACAGACCTATAACCGATTTGTTTGAGCCGGGATCAATATTTAAGCCGATTACCGTTTCAACGGGGTTACAGTTGGGAGTAATCAATCAAAACAGTATGATAGAATCAAGCGGACATATAAGAGTAGCCGACAGAGTTATAAAAGACCATGATTCTTCCACTACGGGAAGCCTGAATTTGGAAAATCTTATAGCAAAATCGGGAAATGTCGGAATGGTAAAAATTGCTCAAATGATGAAAACTAAAGATTTTTATTCTTACCTTGAAAAAGTGGGATTAGGGAAAAAAACAGGAATCGATACTTATTCGGAAACTACACAGAAACTGTTGCCATTGAAAGATATGACAGAGGTAAAAAAATCCAATATTGCTTTCGGGCAGGGAATAGCCATGACACAAATGCAGATAATGATGGCTCTTAATACGGTAGTAAATCACGGTAAATTAATGAAACCTTATATTGTAGATCATATAGAAGATGATGACGGAAATATAATTTCTCAAAATTCTCCTGTTGTTCTGGAAAATGTTTTCAGTGAAGAAGTTTCGAGATTGAACAGATATTATATGGAAGCCGTTGTTACGAAAGGAACAGGAAGAGGAGCACAAATAGAAGGATATAATATAGGAGGAAAAACCGGTACGGCACAAAAATCGGGAACGAGAGGATACGAAACAGGAAAATATTTCAGTTCGTTTTTTGCATTTTTTCCGGTAGAAAATCCTAAATATGCAATACTGATAACAGTAAATGAGCCTCATGGAGCTTATTACGGAGCGGCAGTTGCATTGCCTTCGGTAAAACAGGTACTTGAAAAACTGATTAAATACAAGGGGATAAATCCCCAGGGAATTATAACTGCACAAAAACAGCAGATAGCAATAAATTCTTACACGAAAAAAGATTTGAAAAAAATATCCGAGGATTTTGGAAAAAATCTGATGCCCGACCTTAAAGGGATAAGTATGAGAGAACTGTTATCTGTTTATCCTCAGAAAAAGTTTCCGAAATATAATATTGCGGGGAGTGGAAGAGTAACAGACCAGTGGCCTGCAGCAGGAGCAAAACTGGATAAAAATACGGAAATAAAAATAGTGCTTGAATAA
- the priA gene encoding replication restart helicase PriA, with translation MYVENNKNIYTYKSQDKYEIGEWCIVNFANRNKMALVLSEINETELTIDTAKIKFISDKAPVLSVPSVIMELVKWIKDYYLSDYNSVIKAAYPGALKLNYSKKAVYVKDLEIKEKKEKLFEKEESGKSESIEKFNEYMKKKKEVTFQTLQKNFSEKIINKAIREKAVTIEKKIITKSKIKENTELKSEILKDSVVLNDEQQKAVNRIENGNNKFYLIKGVTGSGKTEIYVNLIKNAMKENCGSIFLVPEISLTPQMIERLERQFSGSVAVLHSKLTDVEKRAEWSFIRRGEKKIVIGARSAIFAPVENLKYIIIDEEHENTYKQDTNPRYHVKNAAIKRALIEENVKVIFGSATPSFESYYQAKKGDLELIELKERFNNAKIPEYKVVDLNETPNNFSDELLKEISNTLAKKEQVLLVLNRKAFSNLLKCKECGNIPTCPNCSISLSYYKYDNKLKCSYCGYEERFDKKCKSCGSDKMIQIGSGTEKIEEELKEIFYDGKIVRIDSESVKTKKDYENLYNDFKNQKYNIMLGTQIIAKGFHFPNVTLVGIVNSDIILNFPDFRAAEKTFQLLVQSAGRAGREEKEGQVIIQTFNKENEVIKKTVENDYEGYFEKEMEIRKLFNYPPYGRLIIIVLSSDEENGLEEKVKIFYNKIMSSVKRKIQPEKNEFISEPFKAPIYKINTRYRYQIFIKFNRNNITKIKNIIRATLNDYNEKNMRISVDVDPVSML, from the coding sequence ATGTATGTGGAAAATAATAAAAATATATATACATATAAATCACAGGATAAATATGAAATCGGAGAATGGTGCATTGTAAATTTTGCCAACAGAAATAAAATGGCACTCGTTTTATCTGAAATCAATGAAACAGAGCTGACAATAGATACAGCAAAAATAAAATTTATTTCGGATAAAGCTCCTGTTTTGTCAGTGCCTTCGGTGATAATGGAACTCGTGAAATGGATAAAAGACTATTATTTGAGCGATTATAACAGTGTTATAAAAGCTGCTTATCCGGGAGCATTGAAATTAAATTATTCAAAAAAAGCGGTTTATGTAAAAGATTTGGAAATAAAAGAAAAGAAAGAAAAACTTTTTGAAAAAGAAGAAAGCGGAAAGTCTGAAAGTATTGAAAAATTTAACGAATATATGAAAAAAAAGAAAGAAGTTACTTTTCAGACACTGCAGAAAAATTTTTCGGAAAAAATTATAAATAAAGCAATAAGAGAAAAAGCTGTTACAATAGAAAAAAAAATAATAACTAAGTCTAAAATAAAAGAAAATACCGAATTAAAAAGTGAAATATTAAAAGACAGTGTTGTTTTGAATGATGAACAGCAAAAAGCCGTAAACAGAATAGAAAACGGTAATAATAAATTTTATTTAATAAAAGGAGTTACCGGATCGGGTAAAACTGAAATATACGTAAATCTTATAAAAAATGCAATGAAAGAAAATTGCGGGAGTATATTTTTGGTACCTGAAATTTCATTGACTCCGCAAATGATTGAAAGACTTGAGCGACAATTTTCAGGCTCGGTAGCGGTACTTCACAGTAAACTTACCGATGTGGAAAAAAGGGCGGAATGGTCGTTTATAAGAAGAGGGGAAAAGAAAATTGTAATAGGAGCAAGGTCCGCAATATTTGCTCCGGTAGAAAATCTGAAATATATAATAATTGACGAGGAACATGAAAATACTTACAAACAGGATACAAATCCCAGATATCATGTGAAAAATGCTGCTATAAAAAGGGCATTGATAGAAGAAAATGTAAAAGTAATATTCGGATCGGCTACACCTTCTTTCGAGTCTTATTATCAGGCGAAAAAAGGAGATTTAGAACTTATCGAACTGAAAGAAAGATTTAATAATGCAAAAATTCCCGAATATAAAGTAGTGGATCTGAATGAAACTCCGAATAATTTTTCCGATGAATTGCTGAAAGAAATCTCGAATACACTTGCAAAAAAGGAACAGGTGCTGCTCGTTTTAAACAGAAAAGCATTTTCCAATCTGTTAAAGTGTAAAGAATGCGGAAATATTCCGACATGTCCTAACTGCAGTATTTCTCTAAGTTATTATAAATATGATAATAAGCTGAAATGCAGTTATTGCGGATATGAAGAAAGATTCGACAAAAAATGTAAAAGCTGCGGTAGTGACAAAATGATACAGATAGGCAGCGGAACAGAGAAAATAGAAGAAGAGCTGAAAGAAATATTTTATGACGGAAAAATAGTCAGAATAGATTCGGAAAGTGTGAAAACTAAAAAAGATTACGAAAATCTGTATAACGACTTTAAAAATCAGAAATACAATATAATGTTGGGGACACAGATTATAGCCAAAGGCTTTCACTTTCCCAATGTAACCCTTGTGGGAATAGTTAATTCGGATATAATACTGAATTTTCCCGACTTCAGAGCGGCAGAAAAAACTTTTCAGCTGCTAGTCCAGTCGGCAGGGAGGGCAGGAAGAGAGGAAAAAGAAGGACAGGTTATTATACAGACTTTCAATAAGGAAAATGAAGTTATAAAAAAAACTGTAGAAAATGATTATGAAGGCTATTTTGAAAAGGAAATGGAAATAAGAAAACTTTTCAATTATCCTCCTTACGGCAGGCTTATTATTATTGTCCTGTCGTCTGATGAAGAAAACGGACTGGAAGAAAAAGTGAAAATATTTTATAATAAGATAATGAGTTCGGTAAAAAGAAAAATACAACCTGAAAAAAACGAATTTATATCAGAGCCTTTTAAAGCACCGATATACAAAATAAATACGAGATACAGATACCAGATATTTATAAAATTCAACAGAAATAATATAACTAAAATAAAAAATATAATAAGAGCGAC